GCCCAGCATCCCGCGGAGCAGCCTCATTCATGGCCCGGGCGGTCGCCTCGTCCAGGACACCGGTAGCCGGCAGTCCGTGCTCCCTCTGAAAGACGGACACCTGGGCCGAAGTGTTGCGGCCGTAAATCCCGTCGGCCTCCCCCACGGGGTAACCCAGCCACGCCAGCAACTCCTGCGCCGCCAACACATCCAGCCCCACGGTGAGCACCTTCAAAGGTCTCCTCCAGGAGAACTTCGGCCTCGGCCCCCTATCTTCCTCCTGCACCAGAATTTGGGGTTTCAGGGGATTCCCCTCAATCACGTGCCCGTTGGGCGTCAGGTACTTGGCCGTGGTCAGCCGCACCGCGCTCCCTCCGCCCAGGGGGATGACCGCCTGCACCGACCCCTTGCCGAAGGTGGGCGACCCCACCAGCACCGCCTTACAGCGATCCACCAGCGCCCCCGCCAGGATCTCCGACGCGCTGGCCGTCCCCTTATTCACCAGCACGACGATGGGCAGCCCCAGCCCCGGCCCGTCCGCCTTCACCACCTGGCTGGACTGCTTGCCTATGATGTGCACCACCGGCCCCGCCGGCACCAGCTGCCGCGCCACCGCCACCGCCTCATCGACGAGGCCGCCCCCGTTATCGCGCAGGTCGAGCACCAGCGCCCGCAGCTCCCCCTGCTTCCTCAACTCCTCCAGCGCCCCCGCAAACTGCCCTGCCGACCCCTCCCGGAACGACACAATGCGCACGTACCCGACGCCATCCCCCAGCATCCTGCTCTCCACACTGGGGATGACGATCTTCTCCCTCACCACCACTATCTCCCGCGGCTCCTCCCACCCCTCCCGCATCACCAGCAGCCTCACCGGCGTCCCCGCCGGCCCCCTCAACAGCCCCGCCACCGCCTCCGGCGCCATGCCCCTCAGCGCCTTCCCATCCGCCTCCACCAACTCATCGCCCGCTCGCAGGCCCGCAGTACTGGCCGGGCTACGCGGGAACACAGATTGCACAACGATGGTGCCGTCAATGCTCTCAATGGCAACTCCAATTCCGTCGTAGGCGCCTTCGATTCCCAGAAGAAAGTCTTCGACTTCATGCTGTGTCATATAGGCACCGTAGGGATCACCGGTCGCCCGGACCACAGCAACCGCTGCCGCGTGCCACAGAGCCGCCCTCTCTACAGGACGCACGGACAGCGTGGCCAGCACTTCTACCAGCATGGCGAGTGTACCCACGCTGGCCTCATCGACCTGCCCGCCAACTGCCCTTGGGGGAAGCACCGCCAGGGATACGACACTTGCGACCACTACCATCATGACGACCGCGGCCAGCCCACGCCTCTTTCCCCGAACCATTCGTGAGTCCTCCCTGCTGTTTGCATGATCCCGTCTTTCCACGGCTCCCGGCATCTACGGCTTCGGCGAAGCGGCCCAGCAGCCAACCGCACCCAATAC
The Bacillota bacterium DNA segment above includes these coding regions:
- a CDS encoding S41 family peptidase, producing the protein MVRGKRRGLAAVVMMVVVASVVSLAVLPPRAVGGQVDEASVGTLAMLVEVLATLSVRPVERAALWHAAAVAVVRATGDPYGAYMTQHEVEDFLLGIEGAYDGIGVAIESIDGTIVVQSVFPRSPASTAGLRAGDELVEADGKALRGMAPEAVAGLLRGPAGTPVRLLVMREGWEEPREIVVVREKIVIPSVESRMLGDGVGYVRIVSFREGSAGQFAGALEELRKQGELRALVLDLRDNGGGLVDEAVAVARQLVPAGPVVHIIGKQSSQVVKADGPGLGLPIVVLVNKGTASASEILAGALVDRCKAVLVGSPTFGKGSVQAVIPLGGGSAVRLTTAKYLTPNGHVIEGNPLKPQILVQEEDRGPRPKFSWRRPLKVLTVGLDVLAAQELLAWLGYPVGEADGIYGRNTSAQVSVFQREHGLPATGVLDEATARAMNEAAPRDAG